In Lolium rigidum isolate FL_2022 chromosome 7, APGP_CSIRO_Lrig_0.1, whole genome shotgun sequence, the DNA window GCAAGCAATACTATATATAATCCAAACCGCCTGATAGATGGTTTAAGAAAGGCGTTGAGAAATTTGGTCATTGCGTCTCTATGATGCCAAAGAAGTTAAGTTTATGTACTCTTATCTTGTCGTGCACAAAAGAATGTTTTGCCGTGTCCCCGCTCTCTGCAGCCGCCGAGCACCGGAGCGCTTTCTGCCGGCCTCTTTCGACTCTCCTCCAGGCACCCACCTTCCCGCCGTCGCCGGGACGTCGCCAGGCAAAGCTCGCGCGGCGCAGCCTCGGATCTCCTTGTTTGCCGACTTGATTTGATGTCGCGGCGTCAGCTCCTACCTGCTCCGGTTATGGTGTTGCGTTGTGGTGGTAGCCATGGTGTAGTTCTGCGGCGGCCGTGGATGGCGTAGGGCCACGGTGGCATGCGGCTGTCGCGCTAGATATGAgcccagatgggccaggcaggcTTCAACTTCTTTGCGCAGCTGCTAGTGCTGCCGCTCCGGTCAGCACATTGAGGCGCATGGTGGTGAAGGTCTCATCTTTCCCCGGAGGTAGTCGGCCCGTTTGTTGCTTGTTGTGGCAGATCTCGGGATCCCATATCTAGCCCCAGTTGCGAGTTGTGAAGACATAGTCGCAGGTGAAATCGAGCTGATTCCGATCACAGCAGGCGATGCGAGCGTTCTGGGTCGTTACCTTGATGAAGCCATTTTCGAGCAAGTATTGTCAAGCAACTCgtgctgctccaggggaaaccctaaaaTCCAATCATCCGGATCGGATGATAGCGGCGCTACGGTGTCGTGTCCCTCTCTGGGGCATCTAGGGAAGATGCAAGAGGTGGAGCAGCCTGTCGTCTTGCACAGAGTCTTCGGACGAGTTGTGAAGTCATCAAGTCATGCCTAACGGCCAGGTGCTAGGCGCAGTCATGGTGATAGGTGCTACACACGACAAATCTTCTAGTGGCTTCAAGCTGCTTCGTTGGTAGGACACGGCAGCATGGTGCTGAGGAGCCTCGATGGCGACCGGCATAGGTGTTCGCGCGCAGGACGGTGATGCTGTTTGGCACCATGGTGGTGCTGCTGGCTGGCCTGGCGAGAGCCTTCGCTTCGTTTTACAACCTGGAGATGGGTTAGCGGAAGATGATGGCCAGAGCATGCGTATGAGGCGCATTCTTTAGTTTGTCGGTGAGCTGACGATGCATAGGCATTCACTTTGGCTGGTGAGCCAACGATGGTTATTGCCAGGGAACTATGGCCGCGTTTGTCACACCTATCGTCGAGCTATAGTAGGTGGTGCGATTTGTTTGGGCGGCTTCAGTCTATAAGAGTATCTCTAGCCGTATCTCCCAAAGCGTCCTCTAAATGGTGTTGGATTTATcgtttgggagacgtgttttgttcgtaccgTATTTGGTGACGTCGctttccagccgcgtctcccgaacaaaattttagatttttaaaatttaagcGAAAACAACTGAATTCATTCCAACTTGTTATATATTATATAGATTTgaacgaaattcgatgaaatttaaactaaaccttacTCTGGCGTCCAGAGGGGTCGTAAtagtggtggaagttgtacatgtcatcGACGATGATGTCCTGCttgccgcgctcgtcgggctcatcGACGGGCTtgtccttcaccgcgccgcttggTTCAGCCTcgacgtcgtcggtgaggtcgacgAGTGGCTTCtcggtgtcgcggatggacatcgCGATCGCCAAGTCGAGAtcacccctccaggcgtccttgtcgttcagcgacgccGCGAACGCCGTGAACGCCGCGTGCAGCCCTGGACAGTCGTCGGGGTCATCGATGCTGGCGATGAGGCATTGCtggcgctcgtactccgccagctgcGCCGCCTTCATCGCTTCCttgtcgtcctgctcctccttcacctccggcttcgggatgaggagggcgtcgccggcgcGCCTGTGCTGCTACCGGCTGACGCTGTtgccgccgcgcctcggattgacgggcggCGTCGCGAACTCCGGCTCGTCCTTCACCTCGCTCTTAGGCACGGTGTAGGGCGCGGTGCGGTGCGACGAAGGCACCGATCGCGCTGGCCCTGACGAAGAAGATTTGGAGGAGGACGAgtgcgtcctcctcagctgctagcgTGCTGCTGGCGTAGGAGATGGTGGCGGCAATGGCGGCATCTCGAGCATGGGCGCGCCGTTCTGGATGCCATCGACGACGTGCTCCAGGGTGCGCCCGGGAATGCCCAAGAAGCGGAGGCGCCCCTCCCTGTTCCTGGTGTTCCGCTGGCCGATGAGGCCGGCGGTGTTGTTCATCTCGGCGTCGTGATACGCCTGGAAGTAGTCTACCCACTAGGCGTCGTTGCTGGTGGGCGCCCAGGTTGGATCGGCTCGCTCCTCTGGCGGTGAGGCGAACCCGCCGGGTCCTGATCGCTTCCCTCTAGTGCTCCGTGCcctgcggcggcgggacgccgacgccgttgacggccatcctccacccgccgctgcttggctgccgcgtgcccggagcgtcccctgtgaagcggggacgggctcggggcgccggacaccgtattaggCCGTGCCGGACGAAAAAGGCCTTTGGGGTGCGCCGACTGGAAACGAAATTTCGTCTgacgcgccccaaatctctttgtggGCCGCTTagggaacgcggctggagatgctctaagttcgtTATAAGTCTTTTGCTAGTCTTTATTGTTGTATAAATGAAATAAAATCGGTATGTGTCACTTGATATAGAGGACGCCTGCACCGAGAACCGGTCGTGACCACCGTGCGATCCACTCagtcattttttttgaaatggggtttgctctggcctctgcatcggttgatgcacacagccttttattaaaagAACGAATATTCAACGTTTACAATTCAAGGATCAAGGAGGGTCGATACGAAAATTAACCATCGAAAAAGGAAAAGATTGTTAACCAAGCTAGGCATCATGTCATCTCTTAATAGGCCgccaagtagcctggtagaaaatatcctgggcaaccatttgaaagcggttgcatccagaaaccatgcactcccgctgatcctccgggagcAAGAAACGCCATAGCTGGATCCAGTTGATCATagtgtggataacctgcaagaaattagtAGAGTCCTTTctattaaaaacaatatcattccTGCAATTTCAGattgaccaacataaagctgAAACACCAATATGAcattggatggaggtggaatatCATTCCTACAATATCATTCCTGCAATTCCTACAATATCATTCCTGCAATATCAGTTTTGTCAGTTTCATTAAgccaattcccaaacatatttgtgacattggatggaggtggaatatATTACGCAGTAAAAATCACTCGCCAAATAATTTTAGCAAAAGAACaagaaataaacaaatgttcAACTGTTTCCTCATCGTCGCAGAAAGAGCATTTTGTGTTTCCATTCGAATTCCTTTTTGCTAGATTATCACGGGTTAAGAGGACTCTCTTACTAAGggaccacataaatattttaattTTCAGTAGGATTTTTATCTTCCAAAGGTATTTACGAAGATATCTAGTGTGCCCATTTAACATATCACCATACAAAGAGAATTTTTCTGAAGATGTTAAGTCCCAAACAAACTTATCTTGGTCTTCATTTAGGTTTACGATCCGCTCAGTCATGGCACTGATCAATGTATGGCGCTTGCAGCACGGTAGACTTCATGCGTGCTACAACTAGCTTATCAGACGATCGATCCTGCTGCAATCATCCGTACTTGGACTGCATGTCATATGTACACAGCGCATCTTTTATCCGGAAAAAATGTACACAGCGCATCCTGCCTTTCTGGCTTTCCACCTTTCACGAAATATCAGGCTTACATATTTTCAAAGGGCAGTGCACGTTTCTTTTCGTTGGCGGTACAAGATTCACATGGTTCATTTGCTTAGTTCTGAAAGGAGATTTTATTGCTCTTCCGGCCTGGTCATCGTCATCGCGTCCCTATACAGTTCATGGTTTAAACTGTTCCATCGCATGCGCTAGAACGTTCTGTCACCGGAGTCTTCGCCACTTGGTACTTCAACCCCTTCTTGTCATCTGTTGCGTCGATGAATATTTCAGAGCCTTCACAAACCTCGCCTTTGACTAGCATCTCAGAGAGCGTCGTCATCACGTTATTTTGCACCCACCTCCTTACAGGCCTCGCACCATACATCTGCGTGTATAAAGTATAAACATGGTTATTCAAAATTAAGGCCAGACTTTTGTGCGAAATAGAAAAATTGGCTAGAGGTGCTAACCGGGTTATATGATTCCGCTAAGATGACGTCCAACACGCCGTCACTTGCAGACAGAGAGATACCCTTGTTTGCTACACGAGCTACAACGTTCTTAATCTGGATTTTTGCAACCTCTTTCAGCTGTTCGTGCGAAAGAGGCTTAAATATTACTATCTCACTCATTCTATTGAGAAGCTCAGGACTGAAGAATTCCTGAACCTGCATAAACCAAGAACATGTATGACAGTTAGTGGTAGGCAACCCTTGGATCGAGTACTTGCATGACATTTTGGGATTAACAAACCTGTTTCATGACAAGGTTTTTTGCAACTTCTCCAGATGATTGTGTGATTAGGTGCTTTGATCCTAGATTTGAGGTCATAATGATGATGGTATTTTTGAAGTCCACGGTTCTGCCTTTGCCATCAGTCAATATACCATCATCAAGAATTTGAAGAAAAATATTGAACACAGAGGGATGCGCCTTCTCCACTTCATCAAAAAGGATGAGGCTGTACGGATGCCTTCTGACCTTCTCAGTCAATTGTCCAGCGTCGTCATATCCAATATAGCTTTTAAGAGAGATTATATATGATACATTCGTATGAGTAAAACTAGTTAAATCATGAAAATATAACTTAACGTTAAAGGAAGATAAGTATAAAGTATGTAATACCTCGGAGGTGCTCCAATGAGACGTGTTATTGAACCAACGCTATCATACTCAGACATGTCAACCCTAATAAGCATCTTTTCACTGTCAAATAGCTGCTCCGCAAGAGCTTTTGCAAGCTCAGTTTTTCCAACACCGGATGGGCCCAAAAATAGGAAAGAACCTATCGGTTGGCTAGGTTGATCAAGACCTGCCCTTGAACGCAACACCGCCCGTGCAACCAAATTGACGGCTTCATCTTGACCAACAACTCGCTCATGCAATCTGTCCCCTAAGTGAATTAACTTGTCTTTCTCCTCTTCATGGAGCGTAGCAATAGGAATTCCAGTCCATCGACTCACAACCTTCAAATGATAGTTGTCGAAAATGCATGACCATCTCATCACATTATATAACCAATTGAAAAGTACAAGTAAAAAgagaggggggaggggggggggagaGTGCCTACTTGTGCGACATGATTTGGATTAACAACCGCTTTCTCCACTCTATTTGTAGAGCTAATTTCCAGGTTTCTTTCCAGAGTATCTGGTAGGCTGCTTTGAGTAATGTTCTCATTGTCAATCTGCGCCATCTTTCTAGCTATGATAGTACATGCCTCATCAATCAAATCAATTGCCTTGTCTGGAAATTGGCGGCCTACATAAAGACAACAATAAAAATCAGCTCAGCAAGATTTGTAAAAGTAGTACGTATTTCAACTAAGGTATCCGATCATGACATTATATTTTCACAAGGAGACAAATTTATCCACTCTTGACATACCGGTGATATAGCGGGAACCGAGGTGCACAGCAGCAACAAGAGCGGCATCCTGGATTTCCACTCCATGGTGGTCTTGGAACCGCTGTTTTAACCCCCGCAAGATAGCAACGGTTGCTTCCGTGGTCGGCTCCTCCACCGGCACTTTGTGAAACCGTCGCTCGAGCGCAGGGTCCTTCTCGATATACTTGCGGTACTCATCAAAGGTGGTGGCTCCGACGCAGCGGATGCGTCCACGGGCCAACGCCGGCTTGAGCATGTCGGAGGCGTCGGAGGAGTAGAGCATGTGCATCTCATCTATGAAGAGTATGACCTTGCCGTTAGATGCCTCCGCCTCCTTTACGATGCTCTTGATGCGTTCCTCGAACATGCCGCGTAGGGTGGTGCTGGCCACCATGGCCCCAAGGTCGACCTCCACGACGCGTGCCCCGACGAGCGCAGCGGGAACCCTCCCGGAGGCGACGCGCTGGGCGAGGCCCTCGGCGACGGCCGTCTTGCCGACTCCGGCGGCGCCGACGAGCGCGGCGCAGTTCTTGGTCCGGCGACAGAGGATGTCGATGACGCGGTCGATCTCGTCGTCGCGGCCGATCACCGGATCGCCCGTGCCGGTCATGTCTTGGCCGTAGGTGCGCAGGCTTCTCGTTGATCGGCAGTAGTTATACGCCCACCAAAACAAAACGGAGGTAGCTGTAGCAACCAAGGTGCAGCAAGCCTGTTGTAGCAACAACGAAGCAGTCGGCAGTTGGAGAGAAGAGCCCCAGCCCCTTGCCATAGTTGGTAATCTAGGGTTTCGATCGGCAGTGACAATATTGATGCTCCCTCGTGGCCTTTTATGTGCGTTATTATACACAGAGAAATCGTTTCGTAGTGCTATCGGGAAGCAGTCTCCAAGTCTCGTACGTACGGACGGTGTAGAAACAGTGCTCCGATGCGGACTGGGGAGCAAAATCTATTTCTGAGCACAGAAGATACACAACAACTCGGCAACAGAACTTCATACTCAGCAGCTGTTGACAGACCGTGAGTCCATGACCATGTACCAGCACTGGCCAACAGACCACCTGAAATACTAACCCAAAAAAAATCTGCATGGAAAAGATTTTCCGAGCTTCTCCTTGTTGGCCTTAAAGCATCTCCAGCCGGGGTCCCCCCAAAGCATCCCACAAatggatttggggcgcgtcggacaaaaaaacgttttcAGCCGCATGCCCCAAaggctctttttgtccggcgcagccCAATACGATGTCCAAcgtcccgagcccatccccgctacaCGGGGGACGCTCCAGGcgtgccggacacaacgaaatacgAGTACGCGGGTCCGACATGTCAGCGGCACAGGAAAAATTCGTCCCCCTCTCCGCCAAATTGCGCCTCTCTCGCCACATCGCAcctctcccgccgcgcatttctgcccTCCCAACACATTTCACCTCCCATCCCGCCGATTCACTTTTCTCCCTCCCTCCGTCGCTGCCGCTACCTCTCTTGCTGCTGCtacctctccccatccatggcgcccCCGACATGCCCCAAAAAAGAGTCGGCAGATGTGTCTACAATAGCATCTGCTAGTACAACTGCGTTGGCCTCTGCCTCGGCGTCAgcgacggagcatgcacaccggGCAAATCACGACGAGTTCGTCatgatcgacgggcctacgtcgactcaggatgcgtcATCGGCGTCGCCttcgcccaaccccttccccttcttctaatttttaCGTCGgcatgtaatatgatcgcgcgcccagtactttgatcgcagcTACTCTGGTCACGACGatttcggcgggaacgatctcttttgaatgcaaactatttgaatttctgtttaGGGatggtgtttgggggacgcggctgggaagcgacgtcccccaaacgcggcacgaacaaaacacgaccccaaacgctcgatccggcgccatttaggggacggtttgggggacgcggctggagagctCTAAGTTTCCAGATATTGCTGGGTGTATTGTCGCTTGAGACTGTTGTAATACTTGTGGTTTGATCTTTAATAGAAGCCGCATGCATCGAATCAATGCAGAGGCTGGAGCTTCCCcatttcgaaagaaaaaaaagaaactgcCTGCGAACTGGAGCATCGTCAGATTAAGGAAAGAATTATAAAGAGGCTTATCAATGCAATCAACTCAAATATGATACCTTCTGCTCACGGTCCTGGAATCGGGAGGGTGATAGTTGAACATGCCATATACCTGATAGGGTGCAACCCTAGTTGCACTAGCTTACTCTTCCAGTGTCAATATACGAGGTATATATGATCAATCATTCAAATAGGTTATACCTTATGTAATTCATGTAGCGTTATAAATATTTTTGGCAACTAGCTTATGGGGAGGATCATAGGTTTAAGAGTGAATTCCATATTTTACCTTGTagttgtgcatttgtgacacatattacccccATTTAGTAGAACTTATACCAAAATATCCCATTTAGGAGACTTTAGACACGGTTTAGACCCAATTTATTATTTTACTTATTATTGTTAGATAGAATAGGTATGATATGTCAATGTGGAGCGATAAAATATGTAAATATAGAAGGGCCTCATGGAAAATTTATGCCCAAATTTGTTTAATCCATATGTTCCCTTCATCACTAATGCCTTGATATTTTTGGACCCCGATCCTCACCTACTACCTTGCCCAATCGATACACCAAAAAAATAAGGGTACAAAGCCTTTCAAATGGGTAATCTACACAATTTTTCACTTGGCGGGGTAATTAGTGTCGCAAATGCAAAACTACAGGGTAAAAAGTGAAATTCACTCTAGGTTTAAAAATACTTATTATTGTGGATGGGCTTGCCGTTATTTGGTTGATTTGGCTACGTAGAAATGATAAGGCTTTTAACGATAAAAATGTCTctctcttatgcaggttatctaccgatgCACATCTTTGCTACATGGAGAACCGCGATCTCTTTATGAAGTTTTCTACACGATTGAAGAATACATCGAAGGAGTTTATTTCCCgatatgggtggcagcataatttCAGGATTGCTCGTCCTCCGGTCTAGATAGCGAACTATTTTGGGAACGCATATATATTACGAAGATGTACATGCAGAATTTTTGGTTAAATTTTTTCGATACTTCcaaatatgatttttatttttatagAAGGAGCTTATGGAACcgggagccgaattaaatttccgaTTTCTTTTTCCCTATAGCATAATATTGTTTGGAAGTTCTATGTGAATAGAAACATTTCTAGCTCCATTTTTTGAATGAAAGATATTCTAGAAAGTCAAACTGCTCTTTACTAACCACAGTATATAAGTGTGCTACTGGAAAATTAAAAAGATTAATAAGAAAACTCAGAGCTAATATAGGGACATCATAGTAGTCCACATAGACTAAATAATCTAATCGGCTAATCTTATGTTAACAATAGATATTAATGGTGAAGATTTAGAAGTTGTGGTAAATAAGATATGTCCTGGCGCCATAACTACGAACACGATCAGGCACCGTGCTATGCTACATGTGCCAAAAGAGCCCATGACTCTAGTCTTCGAagtctgttgtgggtatactttatgggtatatcaacggcatggcctagatccggcaagcccgggtggcccacagttggtgatgaggcatgtggcccatcgggcggcccagttgctgtagatccggaaggatgaagtccagcccaggaacaggaagccggatctctaccgacctacgaacgaggccggatccgtgacggcccatgaagtatccggatccagcacgtacttggaggaaggcggatccttggcgtatacggcaagactttgtaccgtagttaggtgacttgtattccggctagtactctccatgtaaaccctagatctgtgcgcctttataagccggatcctgggagccctagaggcacaaccacaactcattgtaacaacgcgagagcgcccagataattccagacaagcagcagtaggccctgtcatcgtacaggtgttccgaagctgggtaaatcgcgtaccaccgccccgtgtgcactccgtcctatggcccctacttcttctccccctcgtgaggatccctcctccgaggtaccgtcgattaggcaacgacagttggcgcccaccgtggggcctgcggcgtctggaggccggaatcgggagggttccgccatgggaagtttcgacgacaccatcgctgtggggcgtgtcctttacgccggaaatctgccgatcgtccctccggatgagtgctggattccggctaaaaccgaccccgtcaagctctccatcgtcccagttggcggcatacacatcttcatcggggaaaccatcgattccgacggaaacccactggtaagtaacgctgacgcgaccgccgcagagcAGGACGCTGTCGCAaatatccgatctgagacgcaggaacttcctagcgaagattccgccttacatctgaaaaaatcaaaacccacccaatccacccctgagcaggaagtaaaggtggaagaccaatgcagatccgcctgggtctcccaggtgttagagaagcaaaggtgtcacttcgtgcacttcttggcccataccgccggaaccgccccacaAGAAgtcagagctggtcccgagcaggtcgaggccccggaaaacaacgctgctccggatcagcaagaggctgtcggagaaagtggagctccggttgaagagtcgattttgggcaacctcagcccaatttccggagatacccaatccatggacactgaagacttCGACCGCAAGGTgagggaatatggatacggtgatcagcctgaagttgactccgGCCAGCCGAAGCAGGTACTTGCGactgtagcggcgctgggagaacaTGGATCAGAAGGGGCAGCCACCCAATCCGACTCCTAGCCTTCCCATCAGGGATCTCCGATatcgcgggagcgaccccgcagggattcttcctcggaggacctcctgtcgcctgaagagatggtcgcacaagcaggcatggatgcggtttatcgctcggatattcttaacaaacccatcactcccgaagacgtagaagcattagaagctaagagactggagctactggccacagccaaaaagtttaagcacaccgcagccgccatgctggaggaaaggaagcacgccgcagtttttgtggaagacttcatccagcgcgagcaggaggtggacgaaggactggcaaaggtcaaggaactccgaaggcattgggaggacaagatcgttgaagctcatcacGAGGTCGAAAGGacccggcgtgagttgatagctccccgcaggatcaccttcgcaactccaacagaGCAGCAGCCgtccgcaaccccaaaggacaatatgacgaaggctgcagagatcttgaagaaaaagaacgaagagatcgacatcgactacgttcgcacgctcgtcgcttcagcagtgaagcagcagagcaaggcagacacttcgcgcaagttggagtcTAACCCAGAGCTTTgcatctccactgcgcagaaggacgcccacgacaatcaccatcgagatgacgaatcgcgaaccggatcttcggatcgaagaaggaaagccagagaacacccaaatccaatccccgtcccatcaaagacgcctccgtcagatccaagaaagggaaaggatgcaatgtactctggacgggacaagtaccgcaacccctctcctccgcccaatggttgctgatacgtctccgacgtatcgataatttcttatgttccatgccacattattgatgttatctacatgttttatgcacactttatgtcatattcg includes these proteins:
- the LOC124672875 gene encoding chaperone protein ClpB1-like, translated to MTGTGDPVIGRDDEIDRVIDILCRRTKNCAALVGAAGVGKTAVAEGLAQRVASGRVPAALVGARVVEVDLGAMVASTTLRGMFEERIKSIVKEAEASNGKVILFIDEMHMLYSSDASDMLKPALARGRIRCVGATTFDEYRKYIEKDPALERRFHKVPVEEPTTEATVAILRGLKQRFQDHHGVEIQDAALVAAVHLGSRYITGRQFPDKAIDLIDEACTIIARKMAQIDNENITQSSLPDTLERNLEISSTNRVEKAVVNPNHVAQVVSRWTGIPIATLHEEEKDKLIHLGDRLHERVVGQDEAVNLVARAVLRSRAGLDQPSQPIGSFLFLGPSGVGKTELAKALAEQLFDSEKMLIRVDMSEYDSVGSITRLIGAPPSYIGYDDAGQLTEKVRRHPYSLILFDEVEKAHPSVFNIFLQILDDGILTDGKGRTVDFKNTIIIMTSNLGSKHLITQSSGEVAKNLVMKQVQEFFSPELLNRMSEIVIFKPLSHEQLKEVAKIQIKNVVARVANKGISLSASDGVLDVILAESYNPMYGARPVRRWVQNNVMTTLSEMLVKGEVCEGSEIFIDATDDKKGLKYQVAKTPVTERSSACDGTV